ACCAGTTCCTTGTACTTGCTCCACTCCGTCGCGGTCCAGACCTCGGTGGTGGCCTGGCCGAAGGTGCGCACAATCGTGGAAACTTCCATCGCGGTCTCCAGGTCGGGCGCGTTAAAGATGTCGAGGTAATCGTACGGCCCCAACAGCGCGAAGTTGTGCACCCACTCCACTTTCGGGCACTTGCTGCGGATCTGTTCGGCCGCCTTCTTCTCCAGTTGTTCCAGCGAAGCCGGTGACCGAAGGGCCTCCGGTGCGAGCCGGGTAAGCATGATAAACATCATGGCACTCTCCTCCTTCCGTTAATCCTTCTGCTCCTCTTTCAATTTTATCGCAGCACGGGGGGAGGGGGATTCGGCGGGGGAAGATAGCTTCGCTGTTGAAAAAGGGGAGGGATTGGCTAACATTGAGGGCGGTTAACGGTTGTCTCACCGACTGCGCAGGCGACCGATCCAGGTCGGAAGCCGCCGGCTTTACCCCGGGAGGTGCCATGAACAGTCCTGGCGAGCACATACTATGGCAGGAACGGCGTGTGAAAAAGTGGGATTACCTGGACCGCAACGGCCACTGCTCCCTGGTCCTGTGGTTCACCGGGCTCCCCGCTTCGGGAAAATCGACTCTGGCCTGCCGGGTCGAGGAGGCGCTCTTCGCCAAGGGGTGGTACACCTACCTGCTGGACGGCGACAACGTGCGCCACGGGCTCAACTCCGACCTCGGTACCTCGATCACGGACCGGCGTGAGGATGTCCGCAGGGCAGGGGAGACGGCGCGCCTTTTCGTCGACGCCGGCGTCGTCGTTCTCACCGCCTTTGCTTCACCTTTCCAGGAGGAGCGGGA
The DNA window shown above is from Geomonas sp. RF6 and carries:
- a CDS encoding GYD domain-containing protein — encoded protein: MMFIMLTRLAPEALRSPASLEQLEKKAAEQIRSKCPKVEWVHNFALLGPYDYLDIFNAPDLETAMEVSTIVRTFGQATTEVWTATEWSKYKELVRNLPQQ